A portion of the Agrobacterium tumefaciens genome contains these proteins:
- a CDS encoding vWA domain-containing protein: MISSAYQKMTRRFLADTGGNFGMMTAILLPVLLGFAGAGMELANVMQVKADLQNTADSAALAAATEARLKEGALTDEQIKEIAKAFIASQMEKTLTEEEKKALEKNSPVNIGTTDDARGKTYTIQTTINYQMQLNPLLGFFGAKTLDLAATGTAVSTVNKGAPISMYLVLDRSGSMSFKTDTLNTKKTSCQNYTVDNWGSYPNLKNTSPCYVNKATSLKTAVGYLVATLNKADPTYTANGGSELVRTGASVYTHETYAAQPITWGTSSVATYVDKQIPEFPSGGTDARSSLNAAYNALKKANTVEAKEHKDKKSESFERYIVLMTDGEMTGNSSSWSSSIDQTVRNTCDTAKKDGIKIFSVAFMAPDKGKSLLQHCASSLDNYYAPENMEQIVTAFGEIARKAAGSLATLTN, encoded by the coding sequence ATGATCTCCTCCGCATATCAAAAAATGACGCGCCGTTTCCTTGCCGATACGGGCGGCAATTTTGGCATGATGACGGCAATATTGCTGCCGGTGCTGCTTGGTTTTGCCGGCGCCGGCATGGAGCTGGCGAATGTGATGCAGGTGAAAGCGGACCTGCAGAACACGGCGGATTCGGCGGCTCTCGCGGCCGCGACCGAGGCCCGCTTGAAAGAAGGCGCTCTGACGGACGAACAAATCAAGGAAATCGCCAAGGCCTTCATCGCCAGCCAGATGGAAAAGACCCTGACCGAGGAGGAGAAGAAGGCGCTCGAGAAAAACTCTCCAGTCAATATTGGCACAACGGACGATGCGCGCGGCAAGACCTACACCATCCAGACCACGATAAACTACCAGATGCAGCTTAATCCGCTCTTGGGGTTCTTCGGGGCGAAAACACTCGATCTTGCCGCGACAGGCACCGCGGTAAGCACTGTCAACAAGGGCGCGCCGATCTCCATGTATCTGGTGCTCGACCGCTCGGGTTCGATGTCCTTCAAGACCGATACGCTCAACACCAAGAAAACGTCGTGCCAGAACTACACGGTCGATAACTGGGGGAGTTATCCCAATCTCAAAAATACATCGCCCTGCTACGTCAACAAGGCTACTTCGCTAAAAACCGCGGTCGGCTATCTCGTCGCGACGTTGAACAAGGCCGATCCCACTTATACCGCCAACGGCGGTTCCGAACTGGTTCGAACAGGAGCCTCGGTCTATACGCATGAGACCTACGCGGCCCAGCCTATCACTTGGGGTACTAGCAGCGTTGCCACCTATGTCGACAAACAGATCCCGGAGTTTCCGTCTGGCGGTACGGATGCCCGCAGCAGTCTGAATGCCGCATACAACGCCCTTAAAAAAGCGAATACCGTTGAAGCGAAAGAACACAAGGACAAGAAAAGCGAATCCTTCGAGCGATACATCGTTCTCATGACGGATGGCGAAATGACGGGAAACAGCTCCTCCTGGAGTTCCAGCATCGACCAGACCGTGCGCAATACCTGCGATACGGCCAAGAAAGACGGTATCAAGATTTTCAGCGTCGCGTTCATGGCGCCGGACAAGGGCAAGTCGCTGCTGCAACATTGTGCGTCCAGTCTCGACAATTATTACGCGCCTGAAAACATGGAGCAGATCGTTACCGCCTTCGGCGAAATTGCCCGCAAGGCTGCCGGCAGTTTGGCAACGCTGACCAATTAA
- a CDS encoding ABC-F family ATP-binding cassette domain-containing protein, which translates to MIRIENISKSNSHRILYIEASAALNRGEKIGLVGPNGSGKTTLFRMMTGEEQPDEGQVVVEKGMTVGYFNQDVGEMSGRSAVAEVMEGAGPVSEVAAELRQLEAAMSDPDRMDEMDAIIERYGEVQARYEELDGYALEGRAREVLDGLSFSQEMMDGDVAKLSGGWKMRVALARILRMRPDVMLLDEPSNHLDLESLIWLEDFLKNYDGALLMTSHDREFMNRIVTKIIEIDAGNLTTYSGDYGFYEQQRAQNEKQQQAQFERQQAMLAKEIKFIERFKARASHASQVQSRVKKLEKIDRVEPPKRRQTVAFEFAPAPRSGEDVVALKKVSKAYGSRTIYGELDFMVRRKERWCIMGVNGAGKSTLLKLVTGTTTPDSGNVTLGASVKLGYFAQHAMDVLDGDSTILEWLEERFPKAGQAPLRALAGCFGFSGDDVEKRCRVLSGGEKARLVMAAMLFDPPNFLVLDEPTNHLDLDTKEMLIKALSEYEGTMLFVSHDRHFLAALSNRVLELTPDGIHQFGGGYTEYVESTGQEAPGLRS; encoded by the coding sequence ATGATCCGCATCGAAAATATCAGCAAGTCGAACAGTCACCGCATTCTCTACATCGAGGCCTCCGCTGCGCTCAATCGCGGCGAGAAGATCGGCCTTGTCGGCCCCAACGGTTCTGGCAAGACCACGCTGTTCCGAATGATGACCGGCGAGGAACAGCCCGACGAGGGACAGGTCGTCGTCGAAAAGGGCATGACGGTCGGTTATTTCAACCAGGACGTCGGCGAAATGTCTGGCCGTTCCGCCGTGGCCGAAGTCATGGAAGGCGCCGGCCCGGTCAGCGAAGTCGCAGCCGAACTCCGGCAGCTGGAAGCCGCCATGTCCGATCCCGACCGGATGGACGAAATGGATGCCATCATCGAGCGTTACGGCGAAGTGCAGGCGCGGTATGAAGAACTGGACGGCTACGCGCTGGAGGGCCGCGCGCGCGAGGTTCTGGACGGGTTGAGCTTCAGTCAGGAAATGATGGATGGCGATGTCGCCAAACTTTCCGGCGGCTGGAAGATGCGCGTAGCGCTCGCCCGCATCCTTCGGATGCGCCCGGACGTGATGCTGCTCGACGAACCATCGAACCATCTCGATCTCGAAAGCCTGATCTGGCTCGAAGATTTTCTGAAGAACTACGACGGCGCGCTTTTGATGACCTCGCACGACCGCGAATTCATGAACCGCATCGTTACCAAGATCATCGAAATTGACGCTGGCAACCTCACCACCTATTCCGGCGACTACGGCTTTTACGAACAGCAGCGTGCGCAGAACGAAAAGCAGCAGCAGGCGCAGTTCGAACGCCAGCAGGCGATGCTCGCCAAGGAAATCAAGTTCATCGAGCGCTTCAAGGCGCGTGCCTCGCATGCCTCACAGGTGCAGAGCCGCGTCAAGAAACTCGAAAAGATCGACCGCGTCGAGCCGCCCAAGCGGCGCCAGACGGTCGCTTTCGAATTTGCGCCGGCGCCGAGATCTGGCGAAGATGTCGTAGCGCTGAAGAAAGTCAGCAAGGCCTATGGCAGTCGCACGATCTATGGCGAACTGGACTTCATGGTGCGGCGCAAGGAGCGCTGGTGCATCATGGGCGTCAATGGTGCCGGAAAATCCACCTTGCTGAAACTCGTGACTGGCACGACCACGCCGGATTCCGGCAATGTCACTCTCGGCGCCAGCGTCAAGCTTGGTTATTTCGCCCAGCACGCCATGGATGTTCTGGACGGCGACAGCACCATTCTGGAATGGCTGGAGGAACGTTTCCCGAAAGCCGGGCAGGCACCGCTGCGCGCCCTTGCCGGCTGCTTCGGTTTTTCCGGTGACGATGTGGAGAAGCGCTGCCGCGTTTTGTCCGGCGGTGAGAAGGCCCGTCTGGTCATGGCTGCCATGCTGTTCGACCCGCCGAATTTCCTCGTGCTGGACGAGCCGACGAACCATCTCGACCTCGACACCAAGGAAATGCTGATCAAGGCCCTGTCGGAATATGAAGGCACGATGCTTTTCGTTTCGCATGACCGCCATTTCCTGGCCGCCCTTTCCAACCGGGTGCTGGAACTGACGCCTGACGGTATCCACCAATTTGGCGGCGGATATACGGAATATGTAGAAAGCACCGGACAGGAAGCGCCGGGCCTGCGCAGCTGA
- a CDS encoding alpha-hydroxy acid oxidase — protein MQLKDCYNFHDFRRMAKQRLPGPIFNYIDGAADDEVTYRRNTAAFENCDLVPDVLRGVADVDMSVTVMGQKLAMPVYCSPTALQRLFHHQGERAVAAAAGKFGTMFGVSSLGTTSLEEARRISGGPQVYQFYFHKDRGLNRDMMARAKTAGVQTMMLTVDSITGGNRERDKRTGFAIPFKLNLSGIAQFAIKPAWGINYLTHERFSLPQLDGHIKMDGGALSISRYFTEMLDPSMTWDDVAQMVREWGGPFCLKGVMSVEDARRAVDIGCSGIVLSNHGGRQLDGSRSAFDQLAEIVDAVGDRIDVMMDGGVQRGTHVLKALSLGAKAVGLGRYYLFPLAAAGQPGVERALELMRIEIERGMKLMGCTTVDQLTRRNLRFRD, from the coding sequence ATGCAACTTAAAGACTGCTACAATTTCCACGATTTTCGCCGAATGGCAAAACAGCGTCTTCCCGGACCGATCTTCAACTACATCGACGGTGCTGCCGACGATGAGGTGACGTACCGGAGAAACACGGCCGCCTTCGAGAATTGCGATCTCGTTCCCGACGTGCTGCGGGGTGTGGCCGATGTGGACATGTCTGTCACCGTCATGGGGCAGAAGCTGGCGATGCCGGTCTATTGTTCCCCGACGGCGCTTCAGCGTCTCTTCCACCATCAGGGGGAGCGGGCGGTTGCGGCCGCAGCCGGAAAATTCGGCACGATGTTCGGCGTTTCTTCACTCGGCACCACCAGCCTCGAGGAAGCGCGCCGGATCAGCGGCGGCCCACAGGTCTATCAGTTTTATTTCCACAAGGACCGTGGTCTCAACCGCGATATGATGGCGCGCGCCAAGACTGCGGGTGTGCAGACGATGATGCTGACGGTGGACAGCATCACGGGTGGGAACCGTGAGCGCGACAAGCGCACCGGTTTTGCCATTCCGTTCAAGCTCAATCTTTCTGGCATTGCGCAATTCGCCATCAAGCCGGCCTGGGGGATCAATTATCTGACGCATGAGCGCTTCAGCCTGCCCCAGCTCGACGGCCACATCAAAATGGACGGCGGCGCGCTCTCCATCAGTCGCTATTTCACCGAAATGCTCGACCCATCCATGACGTGGGACGACGTCGCACAGATGGTGCGTGAATGGGGCGGCCCTTTTTGTCTGAAGGGTGTCATGTCCGTGGAGGACGCCAGACGCGCCGTCGATATCGGTTGCAGCGGCATCGTGCTTTCCAATCACGGCGGTCGCCAGCTCGATGGCTCGCGTAGCGCCTTCGACCAACTGGCCGAGATTGTCGACGCAGTCGGTGACCGTATCGATGTCATGATGGATGGCGGTGTTCAGCGCGGAACGCACGTCCTCAAAGCCCTGTCTCTGGGGGCGAAGGCCGTGGGGCTTGGCCGCTATTACCTTTTCCCGCTTGCCGCCGCCGGACAGCCGGGTGTCGAGCGGGCGCTTGAGCTGATGCGCATCGAAATCGAGCGCGGCATGAAGCTGATGGGCTGCACCACCGTCGACCAACTGACACGCCGGAACCTGCGGTTTCGTGACTAG
- a CDS encoding MarR family winged helix-turn-helix transcriptional regulator has product MSERPFPINDIRSTSRRLVRELGFMGGDFAGTDLPPSAVHALIEIEACPRITARDLGKMLRLEKSSISRMLRKLVLSGDVLEETDEEDSRIKRLRLAGRGQKRVEAIHTFANRQVSNALSRLAPADGQKILDGLRLYADALGDRAYAAAPPIEIVRGYRPGLIARITQMHALYYARTSGFGQRFESVVAEGLASFCNRLESPQNAIWVAMRGDDVIGSVAIDGEDLGPGTAHLRWFIVDDGVRGGGVGRRLLATALAFTDEKVFAETHLWTFNGLLAARHLYEAQGFTCVEERPGSQWGSEVLEQRFVRPLPMVGDAEREAN; this is encoded by the coding sequence ATGTCCGAAAGACCCTTTCCCATAAACGATATCCGCTCCACCTCGCGTCGGCTCGTGCGCGAACTCGGCTTCATGGGTGGAGACTTTGCCGGCACCGATCTGCCGCCCTCCGCCGTGCACGCCCTGATCGAGATCGAGGCATGCCCACGCATTACCGCACGCGATCTGGGAAAGATGCTTCGGCTTGAAAAGTCGAGCATCAGCCGCATGCTTCGCAAACTGGTTCTTTCGGGCGATGTTCTGGAAGAAACGGACGAAGAGGATAGTCGTATCAAGCGGTTGCGCCTCGCCGGGCGAGGACAGAAGCGGGTCGAAGCCATCCACACCTTTGCCAACCGACAGGTATCAAACGCACTGTCGCGGCTCGCGCCTGCGGATGGCCAAAAAATCCTTGACGGGCTTCGCCTTTATGCCGACGCGCTGGGAGACCGGGCCTACGCCGCGGCTCCCCCGATCGAAATCGTCAGGGGCTACAGGCCCGGCCTTATTGCCCGTATCACGCAAATGCATGCGCTTTATTATGCCCGGACATCAGGCTTCGGCCAGCGCTTCGAATCCGTTGTTGCCGAAGGTCTCGCCTCCTTTTGCAACCGGCTCGAAAGCCCGCAAAATGCGATCTGGGTCGCAATGCGTGGAGACGATGTCATCGGCTCCGTTGCAATCGACGGTGAAGATCTGGGACCGGGAACCGCGCATCTACGCTGGTTCATCGTCGATGATGGCGTGCGTGGCGGCGGCGTCGGGCGAAGGCTGTTGGCAACCGCCCTTGCGTTCACGGACGAAAAAGTATTCGCCGAAACCCATCTGTGGACTTTCAACGGACTTTTGGCGGCACGGCATCTTTACGAGGCCCAGGGTTTTACCTGTGTAGAGGAACGTCCCGGCAGCCAGTGGGGAAGCGAGGTTCTGGAACAGCGCTTCGTCAGGCCGCTTCCTATGGTTGGCGACGCTGAACGTGAAGCGAACTAA
- a CDS encoding methyl-accepting chemotaxis protein → MLFKSTTGRNIFAVAACGVVATIAASAVLFYRSFEDTRANSMERMQQIAQAEALTTEKNIGGMIHIVNSLGSVLESMKQSGDADRSKADQLIRHMLANNPDLLGLWTGWEPNAFDGKDADFVNKEGYDATGRYVPYWVRSGGKISNTALTDYTTAGPGDYYQLPFTLKKTVVIEPYSYAIDGKEVLITSVAKPVIVDGKTLGVAGLDLSLEETNKALSAVRPMGTGFMSLVSGGGKIISHPDATIMGKNLADGGAQTAGWDKLIANPGKELEMTAQDGTVSLAVALPVMLTGDMKWYAIVSVPEDTVFAQLHAMMRDAVLTIVTAAVLLAMAGWFIARRFINRITNVIDETAQIARGNLQLTLKDIETRDEIGDLARSLDVLRENNREKALLEQEAEANRTLGEQERVAREHKAADEASGIRFAVDSLAQALARLADGDVSCRINDPFVERFDAVRNDFNGSAGKLQNALLRVSDNAAGIDAGANEIKAASDDLARRTEQQAAAVEETAAALEEITITVKDAANRAHEAGRLVSRTRIGAERSGEVVRQAVIAMERIEKSSNEISSIIGVIDEIAFQTNLLALNAGVEAARAGEAGKGFAVVAQEVRELAQRSAGAAKEIKSLITKSNQQVEEGVHLVGDTGKALDAIVAEVQEINQHVAAIVESAQEQSSGLQQINTAVNQMDQDTQKNAAMVEEMTAASHNLAGEVDALNRLLGQFELGSGALAHRGALKAA, encoded by the coding sequence ATGCTGTTTAAATCGACAACGGGCCGTAATATCTTCGCAGTCGCCGCGTGCGGCGTCGTTGCAACGATCGCGGCTTCGGCCGTGCTGTTTTATCGGTCCTTTGAGGATACGAGGGCCAACAGTATGGAGCGTATGCAGCAGATCGCGCAAGCCGAAGCCCTGACGACCGAGAAAAATATCGGCGGCATGATTCACATCGTCAATAGCCTCGGCTCGGTTCTGGAATCGATGAAGCAGTCGGGCGATGCCGATCGGAGCAAGGCCGATCAGCTTATCCGGCACATGCTGGCGAACAATCCCGATTTGCTTGGTCTCTGGACCGGATGGGAGCCCAATGCCTTCGATGGCAAGGATGCGGACTTCGTCAACAAGGAGGGATATGATGCGACTGGTCGTTATGTACCCTATTGGGTGCGGAGCGGAGGCAAAATAAGCAACACCGCATTGACGGATTATACCACCGCGGGTCCAGGCGATTATTATCAGTTGCCCTTCACATTGAAGAAAACAGTCGTCATCGAACCCTATTCTTACGCAATCGATGGCAAGGAGGTTCTGATTACCTCGGTCGCCAAACCTGTCATCGTCGACGGTAAAACTCTGGGCGTCGCTGGCCTCGATCTGTCGCTGGAGGAAACGAACAAGGCGTTGTCAGCCGTCCGGCCGATGGGAACGGGCTTCATGAGCCTTGTGAGTGGCGGCGGCAAGATCATCAGCCATCCCGATGCGACGATAATGGGTAAGAACCTCGCAGATGGCGGCGCACAAACTGCAGGCTGGGATAAACTGATCGCCAATCCCGGAAAAGAGCTGGAAATGACGGCACAGGACGGCACGGTTTCCCTTGCCGTCGCCTTGCCGGTCATGCTCACCGGCGACATGAAATGGTACGCAATCGTCTCGGTTCCGGAAGACACGGTCTTTGCGCAGCTGCATGCAATGATGCGTGACGCCGTCCTGACGATCGTAACGGCGGCGGTGCTGCTGGCGATGGCCGGCTGGTTTATTGCACGGCGGTTCATCAACCGCATCACGAATGTCATCGATGAGACCGCCCAGATCGCTCGGGGAAATCTCCAGCTGACATTGAAGGATATCGAGACCAGGGACGAGATCGGCGATCTTGCCCGCTCGCTTGACGTTTTGCGCGAAAACAATCGTGAAAAAGCCTTGCTGGAGCAGGAAGCGGAAGCCAACCGAACTCTTGGCGAACAGGAGCGGGTGGCCCGCGAACACAAGGCGGCCGATGAGGCGAGCGGCATCCGTTTCGCGGTTGACAGTCTGGCTCAGGCGTTGGCCAGGCTCGCAGATGGCGACGTGTCCTGTCGTATCAACGATCCCTTTGTCGAGCGGTTCGATGCCGTGCGCAACGATTTTAACGGTTCTGCCGGGAAGTTGCAGAACGCGCTTCTGCGGGTATCGGATAATGCCGCCGGTATTGATGCCGGCGCTAATGAAATCAAGGCAGCCTCCGATGATCTGGCAAGGCGGACGGAGCAGCAGGCTGCTGCCGTGGAGGAAACCGCCGCAGCTCTTGAAGAGATTACAATAACCGTGAAAGACGCCGCGAACCGTGCGCACGAGGCGGGCCGTCTGGTTTCCCGCACGCGCATCGGTGCGGAACGATCGGGCGAAGTCGTGCGTCAGGCCGTAATCGCGATGGAGCGGATCGAAAAATCCTCGAACGAGATTTCCAGTATCATCGGTGTGATCGACGAGATTGCCTTCCAGACCAACTTGCTTGCGCTCAATGCCGGCGTGGAAGCGGCGCGAGCCGGCGAGGCGGGCAAGGGTTTTGCCGTGGTGGCGCAGGAGGTGCGCGAACTTGCACAGCGTTCTGCCGGCGCGGCGAAGGAAATAAAGTCGCTGATCACAAAATCGAACCAGCAGGTCGAAGAGGGCGTGCATCTTGTCGGCGACACCGGCAAGGCACTCGACGCGATTGTCGCCGAAGTGCAGGAGATCAACCAGCACGTCGCCGCGATCGTCGAATCCGCGCAAGAGCAGTCGTCCGGCCTTCAGCAGATCAATACAGCCGTGAATCAGATGGATCAGGACACGCAGAAAAATGCCGCGATGGTGGAAGAAATGACCGCCGCAAGCCACAATCTTGCAGGCGAGGTCGATGCGCTGAACCGGTTGCTCGGCCAGTTCGAGCTGGGTTCAGGCGCACTTGCTCATCGGGGGGCTCTCAAGGCGGCTTGA
- a CDS encoding FGGY-family carbohydrate kinase, which translates to MADKNHILGLDVGNTVIKAVLFDTAGRQVAQHAIDGHSTFPQPGYVERDLEELWRNGCEAIRQLLAKSSVDPRSILAVGCAGHGNGLYLLDKDQQPLIGIQSLDSRAADVAVELDRKSGAQLQNRCLQRPWPAQTPSLLAWVKRHAPDTYAQIGTVLFCKDFLNFRLTGCLANDISDLSGAGLLAFPEAKLDRELLSLYGLEDAVAFFPRLVESADIVGHVTAEASALTGLSEGTPVIGGFFDVVSSAMGSGVINAGEASIIAGTWSINQVFADKPVISPDVFMVTTFGRGRYVNIESSATSAANLEWYVHRVRGDHGDHAFERCNDLVGSVSQRADDPFFHPFIFGSRLGAELRGGFYGLAGWHGEGHMLRALFEGVCFEHRRHIGVLREAGLPIDSAVMSGGGSRSQHWPQIMADVLEIPLRVAEARETGALGAAIGAAVAVGLYTGYEAAVAAMTRVASAYRPDAGQLPHYRRRYGLYTQLTDQLRGFWSDLRLQD; encoded by the coding sequence GTGGCTGATAAAAATCATATATTGGGTCTGGATGTCGGCAACACGGTTATCAAGGCGGTGCTGTTCGACACGGCCGGCCGGCAGGTCGCGCAACACGCCATCGACGGCCATTCGACATTTCCGCAGCCCGGTTACGTCGAGCGCGATCTGGAGGAGTTGTGGCGCAACGGATGCGAGGCGATCCGCCAGCTTCTGGCAAAATCGTCCGTCGATCCCCGGAGCATCCTTGCCGTCGGTTGCGCCGGCCACGGCAACGGTCTCTACCTGCTGGACAAGGATCAGCAGCCCCTGATCGGTATCCAGTCGCTTGACAGCCGAGCCGCCGATGTGGCGGTAGAGCTTGACCGGAAAAGCGGCGCGCAACTACAGAACCGTTGTCTGCAACGGCCTTGGCCCGCGCAAACGCCCAGCCTGCTGGCCTGGGTGAAAAGGCATGCGCCCGATACATATGCCCAGATCGGAACGGTGCTGTTCTGCAAGGATTTCCTGAACTTCCGCCTGACCGGTTGTCTTGCCAATGATATTTCCGATCTCAGTGGTGCGGGGTTGCTTGCCTTCCCCGAAGCGAAGCTCGACCGGGAACTCCTGTCGCTCTACGGGCTTGAGGATGCCGTCGCCTTTTTTCCGCGCCTCGTAGAATCGGCGGATATCGTCGGCCATGTGACAGCTGAGGCTTCGGCTCTGACGGGGCTTTCCGAGGGCACACCCGTTATCGGCGGTTTTTTCGATGTCGTCTCCAGCGCCATGGGGTCGGGCGTCATCAACGCCGGGGAGGCTTCTATCATCGCCGGCACCTGGAGCATTAATCAGGTTTTCGCGGATAAACCGGTCATCAGCCCCGATGTCTTCATGGTCACGACCTTTGGACGTGGCCGCTATGTCAATATCGAGTCCAGCGCCACCTCTGCGGCCAATCTTGAATGGTACGTGCACCGTGTTCGCGGTGACCATGGTGACCATGCCTTCGAGCGCTGCAACGATCTGGTCGGTTCCGTTTCGCAACGCGCCGACGATCCGTTCTTCCACCCGTTCATCTTCGGCTCGCGACTGGGCGCGGAACTTCGGGGCGGGTTTTATGGTCTGGCGGGATGGCATGGCGAAGGCCACATGCTGAGAGCCCTGTTCGAGGGTGTGTGTTTCGAACACCGCCGCCATATCGGCGTTCTCAGGGAAGCGGGGCTGCCGATCGACAGTGCCGTCATGTCCGGCGGCGGTTCCCGCAGCCAGCATTGGCCGCAGATCATGGCGGACGTTCTTGAAATCCCGCTGCGTGTCGCGGAGGCCCGCGAGACCGGCGCGCTTGGTGCGGCCATCGGCGCGGCCGTGGCGGTCGGTCTCTATACCGGCTATGAAGCGGCGGTCGCAGCGATGACCCGCGTGGCCAGTGCCTACCGGCCGGATGCGGGGCAACTCCCGCATTATCGGCGGCGCTACGGCCTCTACACACAATTGACCGACCAGTTGCGCGGCTTCTGGAGTGATCTGCGTTTGCAGGACTAA
- a CDS encoding class I fructose-bisphosphate aldolase: MRISKKARMNRLFRNGGCLDVAIDHGVCNEPSFLVGLEDMAQTVDRLVEAAPDAIQMTYGQADLLQQRPQRDKPALVMRIDMGNPYNSTRHRTMWSQLQNYHDPIIGALEMDAACVVVNLFMLPDEPELFRQCVENISRVRADCHRYGMPLMIEPLVMLPNDVRGGYQVDGDAEKIVTLVRLASEMGADIIKADPTSNPLDFHKVIEAARCPVLVRGGGREDLRNVLAKSAALVAEGANGMVYGRNIYQHDNPKAVVAALMAIIHQGAGSEEAWDIYNRG; this comes from the coding sequence ATGCGGATTTCGAAAAAGGCGCGCATGAACCGGCTGTTCCGCAATGGTGGATGCTTGGACGTTGCCATTGACCACGGCGTTTGCAACGAGCCGAGCTTCCTCGTCGGGCTGGAGGATATGGCTCAAACTGTCGACAGGCTGGTGGAAGCAGCTCCCGATGCCATCCAGATGACCTACGGACAAGCGGACCTGCTGCAGCAAAGGCCGCAGCGCGACAAGCCGGCGCTCGTCATGCGCATCGACATGGGCAACCCCTATAATTCAACGCGCCACAGAACCATGTGGTCGCAGCTCCAGAACTATCACGATCCGATCATCGGCGCGCTGGAGATGGACGCCGCCTGCGTCGTCGTGAACCTGTTCATGTTGCCGGACGAGCCGGAACTGTTTCGCCAATGCGTCGAGAATATCAGCCGCGTGCGCGCCGATTGCCATCGTTACGGCATGCCGCTGATGATCGAACCGCTGGTGATGTTGCCCAATGATGTGCGCGGCGGTTACCAGGTGGATGGCGATGCTGAAAAGATCGTCACCCTGGTGCGTCTTGCCTCGGAAATGGGAGCCGATATCATCAAGGCCGATCCCACCAGCAATCCGCTGGATTTTCACAAGGTCATCGAGGCAGCGCGGTGCCCGGTTCTGGTGCGGGGCGGGGGGCGTGAGGACTTGCGCAACGTGCTGGCGAAATCAGCGGCACTGGTGGCCGAAGGTGCGAACGGGATGGTCTATGGACGCAATATCTACCAGCATGACAACCCCAAGGCCGTCGTTGCGGCCTTGATGGCTATCATCCATCAGGGTGCGGGCAGCGAAGAAGCATGGGACATCTATAATCGTGGCTGA